One Sphingobacteriales bacterium DNA segment encodes these proteins:
- a CDS encoding toll/interleukin-1 receptor domain-containing protein, whose amino-acid sequence MLKKRQWDSLLNDLQQGRCVLIIGPSLATATYNEAKCTLREIFAQQLCVDLDAESITYDQQQKTNLLYTASKFLHLEGVRRIDLVATILQTYKKYATQIPPIYHELAKLPVPLIINTNPDDFMLRALRQAGKTCTQAWYNFCGDAPHQTDINAFSIQNPLVYNLLGTFDEPRSLVLTENDQVEFVEKIIRGEPPIPPRIVSHFKDPRTYIFYDLDIDNWQFRLLLHTLDLQVVKDNLTFSPKHSILEFSKAMREFYEEHFGFQFIDKNASEFTTELQSQYQNYITTSQTNLNQNPPDKKQPLRIFIVTHHTENDIHVSNKILLHLTLLIQNNEIEVVQGHLPPAGQNAQTWIDQQLQTADVFIVLFSAEFLASETYNQATDALNLMQTQPSTKTYRLLPVLVSYCGWSDTPFASFNPAPSPQKPLLSEHWENTDLPYQNIVEQLKQLIRDWPNRT is encoded by the coding sequence ATGCTTAAAAAGCGCCAATGGGATAGTTTATTAAACGACTTACAACAAGGACGCTGTGTGCTGATTATTGGCCCTTCGTTGGCTACAGCCACCTATAATGAGGCTAAATGCACCCTGCGCGAAATTTTTGCCCAACAACTCTGTGTTGATTTGGATGCCGAAAGTATTACTTACGACCAACAACAAAAAACCAATTTACTTTATACAGCCTCTAAATTTTTACACCTCGAAGGTGTTCGCCGCATTGATTTGGTTGCTACTATTTTACAGACCTACAAAAAGTATGCTACTCAAATTCCGCCCATTTACCACGAGTTAGCTAAACTACCCGTACCGCTAATCATCAACACCAACCCCGATGATTTTATGCTGCGTGCCCTGCGGCAGGCAGGTAAAACCTGCACGCAGGCATGGTATAATTTTTGCGGCGATGCTCCACACCAAACCGATATTAATGCTTTTAGTATTCAAAACCCATTGGTTTACAATTTATTAGGGACATTTGATGAGCCCAGATCGTTGGTTTTAACCGAAAATGACCAAGTTGAGTTTGTTGAAAAAATTATTAGAGGCGAGCCACCTATACCGCCCCGGATTGTCAGCCATTTTAAAGACCCTCGCACCTATATTTTTTACGATTTAGATATAGACAACTGGCAATTTAGACTGCTTTTACACACCCTCGATTTGCAAGTGGTTAAAGATAATCTTACTTTTTCGCCAAAACACTCAATTTTAGAGTTTTCAAAGGCCATGCGCGAGTTTTACGAAGAACATTTTGGATTTCAGTTTATTGATAAAAATGCTTCTGAGTTTACCACCGAATTGCAAAGTCAATACCAAAATTATATCACTACAAGCCAAACAAATTTAAACCAAAATCCTCCGGATAAAAAACAGCCTTTGCGCATCTTCATTGTAACACATCATACCGAAAATGATATTCATGTATCTAACAAAATATTACTTCATTTAACCCTCTTAATTCAAAACAACGAAATAGAGGTTGTACAAGGCCATTTACCGCCTGCTGGCCAAAATGCCCAAACTTGGATTGACCAACAATTACAAACCGCCGATGTGTTTATTGTACTTTTTAGTGCCGAATTTTTAGCCTCCGAAACCTATAATCAAGCAACCGATGCCCTAAATTTAATGCAAACGCAGCCTTCAACTAAAACTTACCGTTTACTGCCCGTGTTAGTATCGTATTGCGGTTGGAGCGACACACCTTTTGCCTCCTTTAACCCAGCGCCAAGTCCACAAAAGCCATTGTTGTCGGAACACTGGGAAAATACCGACTTGCCTTACCAAAATATTGTTGAACAATTAAAACAACTAATTCGTGATTGGCCAAACCGCACCTAA
- a CDS encoding ATP-binding protein produces MIGQTAPKQNRRYLGVYPYKAEDKRLFFGRNREIDEMVNLLKAKELVVLFAKSGIGKSSLLNAGVIPSLENQGWQSLPVRFNNFEINPVQAVSNALVNFLDIAKLKRFAKQNPENGQYTLWENLRACTFSGNQGQSLKPILIFDQFEEFFNHPKPHRDHFAQQIAEIISLQIPPATELQLLEIPRRERTAEILAWYSPIDIHVLFVIRSDRLHLLDDLTTQVTAILKTRYNLRALSPPDAEQALQNPACLQGDNFYTEPFTFAPNALQLILKTLANNEQEVEAFQLQILGQVIEDRVKNLQLAGKQNVVVDVDLLGGEEGINNILSNYYEDQIAQITNPDEKNMAQNLMEENLIMQGKRVSQPEAMVKDLLKNNDPLLGLLLNSRLIRAENSRLGKTYEISHDTLVGPILNSFQRRELITEREKFAVETAKKNEQLARVNRIQRLNFFVSLFWFLLFLAATVTLFWAWQQKKRADLAEQKLQLRYDHTAEKVGEQSILYKKNDSLNKINDSLAQIIAKIDSQAAINNYPPPYRNPRDHIVNTTPYVTELPQKEPGIWGIVISVDKTPQLSIYEAGLMRINMEQLNTLVIKEKDKYYTILPFMDETSAKNTLPQFSRSLKSASGKDELPSYYAKFSGWIKYFANPDTVKLPELQIDSDILQQFPKIEKKK; encoded by the coding sequence GTGATTGGCCAAACCGCACCTAAACAAAACAGGCGTTATTTAGGTGTTTACCCCTACAAAGCGGAAGATAAACGGCTGTTTTTTGGCCGCAACCGCGAAATTGATGAGATGGTGAACCTGCTAAAAGCGAAAGAATTGGTTGTTCTTTTTGCTAAATCGGGTATCGGTAAATCGTCTTTATTAAATGCAGGCGTAATACCCTCGCTCGAAAATCAAGGCTGGCAGTCGCTACCGGTGCGCTTTAATAATTTTGAAATAAATCCGGTTCAGGCGGTTTCAAATGCACTTGTAAATTTTTTAGATATAGCAAAGCTAAAAAGATTCGCCAAACAAAATCCAGAAAACGGGCAATACACCCTTTGGGAAAATTTGCGCGCCTGTACTTTTTCCGGAAACCAAGGACAATCGCTTAAACCTATTCTGATTTTTGACCAATTCGAAGAGTTTTTTAACCATCCCAAGCCACATCGCGACCATTTTGCACAACAAATAGCCGAAATAATAAGCTTACAAATTCCGCCAGCTACCGAGTTGCAATTACTCGAAATTCCGCGCCGCGAACGCACTGCCGAAATATTAGCTTGGTATTCACCTATTGATATACATGTTTTATTTGTTATAAGAAGCGACAGATTACATTTATTAGATGACCTGACGACACAAGTAACCGCTATTTTAAAAACGCGCTATAATTTGCGGGCCTTAAGCCCCCCTGATGCCGAACAGGCATTGCAAAACCCAGCTTGTTTGCAAGGCGATAACTTTTATACCGAACCTTTTACCTTTGCACCTAATGCCTTGCAGCTTATTTTAAAAACTTTGGCCAATAACGAACAAGAGGTGGAGGCTTTTCAATTGCAAATTTTAGGACAGGTAATTGAAGACAGGGTGAAAAATTTACAATTAGCAGGCAAACAAAATGTGGTTGTAGATGTAGATTTATTGGGCGGCGAGGAGGGCATAAACAATATATTATCGAATTACTACGAAGACCAAATTGCCCAAATAACAAATCCGGATGAAAAAAATATGGCTCAAAATTTAATGGAGGAAAATCTGATTATGCAGGGCAAGCGGGTAAGTCAGCCCGAAGCAATGGTTAAAGATTTATTAAAAAACAACGACCCTTTGTTAGGGTTATTACTTAATAGCCGACTTATAAGAGCCGAAAACTCGCGCTTGGGTAAAACCTACGAAATTAGCCACGACACCTTAGTGGGGCCTATTTTAAACTCCTTCCAACGCCGTGAATTGATAACCGAACGAGAAAAATTTGCGGTTGAAACTGCTAAAAAAAACGAACAGTTAGCGCGGGTAAACCGAATTCAGCGTTTGAATTTTTTTGTGTCTCTGTTTTGGTTTTTACTGTTTTTGGCTGCTACCGTAACCCTGTTTTGGGCATGGCAACAAAAAAAACGTGCCGACTTGGCCGAACAAAAATTGCAGTTGCGCTACGACCATACTGCCGAAAAAGTTGGCGAGCAATCAATATTATACAAAAAAAATGACTCGCTAAATAAAATTAACGATTCGTTAGCCCAAATTATTGCCAAAATTGATAGCCAAGCCGCGATAAATAATTATCCCCCTCCCTACAGGAACCCAAGGGATCATATAGTAAATACCACGCCCTACGTTACCGAATTGCCCCAAAAAGAACCCGGCATTTGGGGCATTGTTATAAGTGTTGATAAAACGCCCCAATTAAGCATTTATGAGGCCGGTTTGATGCGAATAAACATGGAGCAACTAAACACTTTGGTTATTAAAGAAAAAGATAAATATTATACAATATTACCTTTTATGGATGAAACTTCGGCAAAAAATACGTTGCCACAGTTCTCACGAAGCCTTAAAAGTGCGAGTGGTAAAGACGAATTACCAAGCTATTATGCTAAATTTAGTGGCTGGATAAAATATTTTGCCAATCCGGATACCGTAAAATTGCCCGAATTACAAATAGACAGTGATATTTTGCAGCAGTTTCCTAAAATCGAGAAGAAAAAGTAA
- a CDS encoding FKBP-type peptidyl-prolyl cis-trans isomerase — MEISPNTVVAISYNLFEGGPEGTFIEATSPDQPFVFLCGAGNVLDVFEDNLTGLRVGDSFEFIIDSNNAYGPVDEQAVVGVPIESFIIDGALATDLLKIGNIIPMVDENNHKLNARIIDITEQIVTLDFNHPMAGRDLFFTGSVVAVRAATATELSHGHVHGFDGTDEHGGHHH; from the coding sequence ATGGAAATATCTCCTAACACTGTTGTAGCCATTAGCTATAACTTATTTGAAGGCGGCCCTGAGGGAACCTTTATTGAAGCCACCTCGCCCGACCAACCTTTTGTTTTTTTATGCGGAGCTGGCAACGTTCTCGATGTGTTTGAAGACAACCTAACCGGCCTCCGTGTTGGTGACAGTTTTGAATTTATAATTGACAGTAACAATGCCTACGGCCCTGTTGATGAGCAAGCCGTTGTAGGTGTGCCAATTGAGAGTTTTATTATTGATGGTGCTTTGGCCACAGATTTGCTAAAAATTGGTAATATCATACCTATGGTTGATGAAAATAACCACAAACTTAATGCCCGCATTATTGATATTACGGAGCAAATTGTAACCCTCGACTTTAATCATCCTATGGCAGGCCGCGACCTATTTTTTACTGGCTCGGTTGTTGCCGTACGCGCTGCTACTGCCACAGAACTTTCTCATGGCCACGTGCACGGCTTTGACGGCACTGACGAACACGGCGGCCACCACCACTAA